Proteins found in one Paenibacillus dendritiformis genomic segment:
- a CDS encoding vWA domain-containing protein: MQRKVNWLMVLFSLIGGAVGWAAGEWLLGRLLGQWPDVVVSGLYFGLIALFIGLACLTAEMISPRLNGQSWRQRYAGTSWLALVPATLVMLFIAGLALEAAYQIEAGGVKTVKNIVLVIDNSGSMEQTDPNQDRYEAAKRMIEEMDRDKRVAVFVFHDSVDLLQPFVQLKDQAVKDELFAKIDALQPTQGGTDIGLSLSEAMKHIKDNQDDSRGTMVVLLSDGFSEVNTNEALADYKAQHIAVHTIGLSLVEAEGSGLLRRIADETGGQYYDVSKANELSFVFEKIYSSIGDRTLVTERSGPLKDSGYYMALHVIALALIGTALGLSLGLVFDNRYLAKSFAIGGAAAGLLAGLLLEAGLSGRPLTDGAVRLGADLVLAGVIALFSLVVPVQESQRQRDGRRRRGPAENEGSSLSGRQTDRSSRGF; encoded by the coding sequence ATGCAGCGAAAAGTGAATTGGCTCATGGTGCTGTTCAGCCTGATCGGAGGCGCCGTCGGCTGGGCCGCCGGGGAGTGGCTGCTGGGCCGTCTGCTTGGCCAATGGCCGGATGTCGTGGTGAGCGGGCTCTACTTCGGGCTCATCGCCCTATTCATCGGCCTGGCCTGCCTGACGGCCGAGATGATCTCGCCCCGGCTCAACGGCCAATCATGGCGGCAGCGGTATGCGGGCACATCGTGGCTGGCGCTCGTGCCCGCGACGCTCGTCATGCTGTTCATCGCGGGCCTGGCGCTCGAAGCGGCGTATCAGATCGAGGCGGGCGGCGTCAAGACGGTCAAAAATATCGTGCTCGTGATCGACAATTCGGGCAGCATGGAGCAGACGGATCCGAACCAGGATCGGTATGAAGCGGCCAAACGAATGATCGAAGAGATGGATCGGGACAAGCGGGTAGCTGTGTTTGTATTTCACGACAGCGTGGACCTGCTCCAGCCTTTCGTGCAATTGAAGGATCAGGCTGTCAAGGATGAGCTGTTCGCCAAGATCGATGCGCTCCAGCCGACACAGGGCGGTACGGATATCGGCCTGTCTCTATCCGAAGCGATGAAGCATATCAAGGACAATCAGGATGATTCGCGCGGCACGATGGTCGTGCTGCTGTCGGACGGCTTCAGCGAAGTGAATACGAACGAAGCGCTCGCCGATTATAAGGCGCAGCACATCGCCGTTCACACGATCGGCCTCAGTCTGGTCGAAGCGGAAGGCTCGGGCCTGCTGCGCCGGATCGCGGACGAGACCGGCGGCCAGTATTACGATGTGTCCAAAGCGAACGAGCTGTCGTTCGTCTTTGAGAAGATCTACAGCAGCATCGGCGATCGGACGCTGGTGACGGAGCGTTCCGGGCCGCTCAAGGACAGCGGCTATTATATGGCGCTGCATGTGATTGCCCTGGCGCTTATCGGCACGGCGCTCGGCTTGTCGCTTGGTCTCGTGTTCGACAACCGCTATCTTGCCAAGAGCTTCGCCATCGGCGGCGCGGCGGCGGGGCTGCTTGCCGGTCTCCTGCTGGAGGCCGGCTTGTCCGGACGTCCGCTCACGGACGGTGCCGTGCGCCTGGGCGCCGATCTGGTGCTGGCGGGCGTCATCGCGCTGTTCTCGCTGGTCGTGCCTGTGCAGGAGAGCCAGCGGCAGCGGGATGGCCGCCGGCGGAGAGGACCGGCGGAGAATGAAGGCAGCAGCCTGTCCGGACGGCAGACCGATCGGAGCAGCCGCGGATTCTAG
- a CDS encoding TRAFAC clade GTPase domain-containing protein, with translation MGIFDFLKRKPQPASRPLFYDIVCPYCFSKFSPEEVVFRAAHHREDDENYALQEDEKLNKYRDRFGLDTVYDMEAVIDPRDIPEEHHLYSDHVLIGLNDRYGVVTRRRLCPHCHNELPVTAGKVPSNIISIIGASQVGKSVYMTSLIHTLQHTTADHFDAACMPLNAEISRKFRTMYEEPLFERGDLLASTQKEKMQEPFIFQFVFKDETKPPLTLVFFDVAGEGMVDQDYLGLHGQHIKNSAGILFMIDPLQIRSIREKIRMQYGGASDEWVPQYDEPRDVVLTLFGDFIAYQDKNKTDIPTAVVLTKSDMLHALKDEDGDYIKPNSNIFHNMVHRKYLDLTEFHNIDGEIRRFIEKVDRPFKGTMDVYFSNTAYFAVSALGSNPVNQKLEGVVSPIRVDEPFIWLLHQLNYIEGREQH, from the coding sequence TTGGGGATTTTTGATTTTTTGAAGCGCAAGCCGCAGCCGGCCTCACGGCCGCTGTTCTATGATATCGTATGCCCGTACTGCTTCAGCAAATTCTCGCCGGAGGAGGTGGTGTTCCGTGCGGCGCACCACCGCGAGGATGACGAGAATTATGCGCTGCAGGAGGATGAGAAGCTGAACAAATACCGGGACCGCTTCGGTCTGGACACTGTCTATGATATGGAGGCGGTCATCGATCCGCGTGACATTCCCGAAGAGCATCATCTGTATTCCGATCATGTGCTAATCGGGCTGAACGACCGCTATGGCGTCGTCACGCGCAGAAGGCTGTGCCCGCACTGCCATAATGAGCTGCCCGTGACGGCAGGGAAGGTGCCGAGCAATATCATTTCCATTATCGGGGCTTCCCAGGTCGGCAAATCGGTCTACATGACTTCGCTTATCCATACGCTCCAGCATACGACGGCCGATCATTTCGATGCCGCCTGCATGCCGCTCAATGCGGAGATAAGCCGCAAGTTCCGGACGATGTACGAGGAGCCGCTGTTCGAACGCGGCGATCTGCTCGCGTCGACGCAGAAGGAGAAGATGCAGGAGCCGTTCATTTTTCAATTCGTCTTCAAGGATGAGACGAAGCCGCCGCTCACGCTGGTGTTTTTTGATGTCGCGGGGGAAGGGATGGTCGATCAGGATTATCTCGGCCTGCACGGCCAGCATATCAAAAATTCGGCCGGCATCCTGTTCATGATCGATCCGCTGCAAATTCGATCGATTCGTGAAAAAATCCGCATGCAATACGGCGGAGCTTCCGACGAATGGGTGCCGCAATATGACGAGCCGCGCGATGTCGTGCTGACGCTGTTCGGCGATTTCATCGCCTATCAGGATAAGAACAAGACCGACATCCCGACGGCGGTCGTGCTGACGAAGAGCGACATGCTCCATGCGTTGAAGGATGAGGATGGCGACTATATCAAGCCGAATAGTAATATTTTCCATAATATGGTTCATCGCAAATATCTCGATCTGACGGAATTCCATAATATCGACGGCGAGATCCGGCGCTTCATCGAGAAGGTGGACCGTCCGTTCAAAGGAACGATGGACGTCTATTTCTCCAATACGGCCTACTTCGCCGTGTCGGCATTGGGCAGCAACCCGGTCAATCAGAAGCTTGAGGGGGTTGTCAGTCCGATTCGGGTGGATGAGCCGTTCATCTGGCTGTTGCATCAATTGAATTATATCGAGGGGAGAGAGCAGCATTGA
- a CDS encoding tubulin-like doman-containing protein, with amino-acid sequence MKPIVREHIQQLDVSLGGGIVSDKIRVDTIDNPILIIGLGGTGIDALLRLKYQINRRFKLPEDPISKKKREKPDNVEFLAFETNEQDRNKKYRGIGLDPLNEFVLLSNAEIGGLLQNRSILEPYITEWLSPELSITDGMNGAAGVRQAGRLLLFTKINQVVQAIDKKIKTLSVGTNKKLMVFLLSGLSGGTGSGCFLDISYIVRGIIERDYGSAGIDRVNTLGYLFTPDVNLSNKSLSEHTREYIKKNGYAALKELDYWMNVDSRGERFRQKYGNILTVNSPLPPFNLCHLISATNTEGKLLENAYDYCMNVTAENITNFMASEEKQSGEEFAIHDYISNIRTNIAQMNRAYPANYEYNIIGASSAVLPIEEMTTYLGYRLFQKMEKMFQKAPTQEEVEKFARKLGVDLDTMVKTFESRVPEPLPGFENSERLSYNNVIKMQVVNMDTELEQTFLARAREEYIKAKKQLPGEIVGSFTDQIRRMFLHPEQGPFYVSRLIYTEKGFCLLKMLLSYIETLRENLHHIPRDIEAAQEQANERLGDAKSAFISKDKKKNMYIEAKIQEYWLHADVERTEQMIEFYEDLYQLLNQENNRIYSVFTEILNALNSIFEKNGDILINGEEQADHKGNRTYYWNIVSVPDISKVISNIMDQKEVDDLIRDFSLELLNHSNQWIKEQELDIVSSISDFLSDKFGDLITQSMEEFLVMKFGNDESIDKFVERKIASKLDDEAVPVFHLSNSSGNLHFPRWGFVSVPVKAPSILKGIRNYQNNAVGKSNFTVKESEVKNRIFWLNTHNGVPLFVYTPLKVYEESYERTILDKEGIGRHLVQTDKANWTYLPSPIPEQSWGDTYRNERVQKYNARVRAEFERGFRFKAVVEKGMDENTSNRYAVIFTKPFNLADMLKSYDLQLQAAKPNLGEVKRAYLDLKRLMEEGLEPMETKDIFGSINEDLAKDNLIRSPELIARMREELAKYEAIEAKMAEFEQILSQHQDEEKWQDQFIEALYTGTISKKGALYVYDRDEEEEAWEPFANLMKSRDYVEYEVYEHFRGLDEKHRGTLLRKSARRAAEMTATEDVAPLLAKLDELYGDFLEARERLEYEKIELANGEDTYQFYKQLTTKLNAIRRKLK; translated from the coding sequence ATGAAACCAATCGTCAGAGAACATATTCAACAATTGGACGTATCGCTGGGCGGAGGAATCGTCAGCGATAAAATCCGCGTCGACACGATCGACAATCCGATCCTGATCATCGGCTTGGGAGGGACCGGCATCGACGCGCTGCTGCGCTTGAAGTATCAGATCAACCGCAGATTCAAGCTGCCGGAGGATCCGATCTCGAAGAAGAAGCGCGAGAAGCCGGACAATGTAGAGTTCCTGGCATTCGAGACGAACGAACAGGATCGCAACAAAAAATACCGCGGCATCGGACTCGATCCGCTCAATGAATTCGTGCTGCTGTCGAACGCCGAGATCGGCGGGCTGCTGCAGAACCGCAGCATCCTGGAGCCGTACATTACCGAGTGGCTGTCCCCTGAGCTGAGCATCACCGACGGAATGAACGGCGCTGCCGGCGTGCGCCAGGCGGGCCGCCTGCTGCTGTTCACCAAGATCAATCAGGTGGTGCAGGCGATTGACAAGAAGATTAAGACCCTGTCCGTCGGCACGAACAAGAAGCTGATGGTATTTCTGCTGTCCGGCTTGTCCGGAGGGACCGGCAGCGGCTGCTTCCTGGACATTTCCTATATCGTGCGGGGCATTATCGAGCGGGATTACGGCTCGGCGGGCATCGACCGCGTCAATACGCTCGGCTATCTGTTCACTCCGGACGTGAACCTGTCGAACAAGAGCCTGAGCGAGCATACGCGCGAATATATCAAGAAGAACGGCTATGCCGCCCTCAAGGAGCTCGATTACTGGATGAACGTCGACAGCCGCGGCGAGCGCTTCCGGCAGAAGTACGGCAACATCCTGACGGTCAATTCTCCGCTGCCGCCGTTCAACCTGTGCCATCTGATCTCGGCGACGAACACGGAAGGGAAGCTGCTGGAGAACGCGTATGACTACTGCATGAACGTGACGGCGGAGAACATCACGAACTTCATGGCGAGCGAGGAGAAGCAGTCCGGCGAGGAATTCGCGATTCACGATTACATCAGCAATATCCGTACGAATATCGCCCAGATGAACCGGGCGTATCCGGCCAATTACGAATATAACATCATCGGCGCCTCGTCGGCCGTCCTGCCGATCGAAGAGATGACGACCTATCTCGGATACCGTCTGTTCCAGAAGATGGAGAAGATGTTCCAGAAGGCGCCGACCCAGGAGGAGGTCGAGAAGTTCGCCCGCAAGCTGGGCGTCGATCTCGACACGATGGTGAAGACATTCGAATCCCGCGTGCCGGAGCCGCTGCCGGGCTTCGAGAACAGCGAGCGCCTGAGCTATAACAATGTCATCAAAATGCAAGTCGTCAATATGGATACGGAGCTGGAGCAGACGTTCCTGGCGCGGGCGCGCGAGGAATACATCAAGGCGAAGAAGCAGCTTCCCGGCGAGATCGTCGGCAGCTTCACCGATCAGATCCGGCGGATGTTCCTCCATCCGGAGCAGGGGCCGTTCTATGTGTCCCGACTTATCTACACGGAAAAGGGCTTCTGCCTGTTGAAAATGCTGCTCTCTTACATCGAGACGCTGCGCGAGAATCTGCACCATATTCCGCGCGACATCGAAGCGGCCCAGGAGCAGGCGAATGAGCGCCTCGGCGATGCAAAGAGCGCCTTTATTTCCAAAGACAAAAAGAAAAATATGTACATCGAAGCCAAAATCCAGGAATATTGGCTGCATGCCGATGTGGAGCGCACGGAGCAGATGATCGAATTCTACGAGGATTTGTACCAGCTGCTGAACCAGGAGAACAACCGCATTTATAGCGTATTTACCGAAATATTGAACGCGCTCAACTCGATCTTCGAGAAAAACGGCGACATTCTGATCAACGGCGAAGAGCAGGCCGACCATAAAGGGAACCGGACTTACTACTGGAACATCGTCAGCGTGCCGGACATCTCGAAAGTCATCAGCAACATTATGGATCAGAAGGAAGTCGACGACCTGATCCGCGATTTCTCGCTGGAACTGCTGAATCACTCGAACCAGTGGATCAAGGAGCAGGAGCTCGATATCGTCAGCTCGATCTCGGACTTCCTGTCGGACAAGTTCGGCGATCTGATTACGCAATCGATGGAGGAGTTCCTCGTCATGAAGTTCGGCAACGACGAGTCGATCGACAAATTCGTCGAGCGCAAGATCGCGAGCAAGCTGGATGACGAGGCGGTTCCGGTGTTCCATCTGAGCAACAGCTCGGGCAATCTGCATTTTCCGCGCTGGGGCTTCGTGTCGGTGCCCGTCAAGGCGCCGAGCATTCTCAAAGGGATCCGCAATTATCAGAACAATGCGGTCGGCAAGTCGAACTTCACCGTCAAGGAAAGCGAGGTGAAGAACCGCATCTTCTGGTTGAATACGCATAACGGGGTGCCTCTCTTCGTCTATACGCCGCTCAAAGTATACGAAGAAAGCTACGAGCGCACGATTCTCGACAAGGAAGGGATCGGCCGCCATCTCGTGCAGACGGACAAAGCGAACTGGACTTATCTTCCTTCGCCGATACCGGAGCAATCGTGGGGAGATACGTACCGGAATGAACGGGTGCAGAAATACAACGCCCGCGTCCGCGCCGAGTTCGAGCGGGGCTTCCGCTTCAAGGCCGTGGTCGAGAAGGGAATGGATGAGAATACGAGCAACCGCTATGCGGTCATCTTCACGAAGCCGTTCAACCTCGCGGACATGCTGAAAAGCTACGATCTGCAGCTCCAGGCCGCAAAGCCGAATCTCGGGGAAGTGAAGCGCGCTTACCTGGATCTGAAGCGGCTGATGGAAGAGGGGCTGGAGCCGATGGAGACCAAAGATATTTTTGGCAGCATCAATGAGGATCTGGCGAAGGACAATCTGATTCGTTCGCCGGAGCTGATCGCGCGCATGCGCGAGGAACTGGCCAAGTATGAGGCGATCGAGGCGAAGATGGCCGAGTTCGAGCAGATCCTCAGCCAGCATCAGGATGAGGAGAAGTGGCAGGATCAATTCATCGAGGCGCTGTACACCGGAACGATCAGCAAAAAAGGCGCGCTCTATGTGTATGACCGCGACGAGGAAGAGGAAGCGTGGGAGCCGTTCGCCAATCTGATGAAGAGCCGGGATTATGTCGAGTACGAGGTATACGAGCATTTCCGCGGCCTGGATGAGAAGCATCGCGGCACGCTGCTGCGCAAATCGGCCCGCCGCGCCGCAGAGATGACGGCGACGGAGGATGTCGCTCCGCTGCTGGCGAAGCTGGATGAGCTGTACGGGGACTTCCTGGAGGCGCGCGAGCGGTTGGAATACGAGAAAATCGAGCTGGCGAACGGCGAGGACACGTACCAGTTCTACAAGCAATTGACGACCAAACTGAACGCCATTCGGAGAAAGTTGAAATAA